From Triticum urartu cultivar G1812 chromosome 2, Tu2.1, whole genome shotgun sequence, a single genomic window includes:
- the LOC125536067 gene encoding uncharacterized protein LOC125536067 has product MGEYAAAKTAVWWDIENCAVPRNCDPHLIVQNMSSALATAGYVGPISVSAYGDTSGIAHNVQHALSSTGVSLHHVPAGIKDASDKKILVDMLFWAIDNPPPANYLLISGDRDFSNALHKLKMRRYNILLAQPPNVSQTLTAAAKSVWLWRSLVAGEPPLAVSPYISSASSGNKDDLDTSRNTVPNSSAAAQDTNPQVQNSSQRDYQNGGNGKVDKQSKVKQPRKNQTDNASKPAGKKENSVDGVADNSKGSTANQPSQPSTPSSSSSSSPERQNRAKVNQTSIPKNPPLFLPKKPAKPTNSHQKSVPHDYFGSKKSGVSTESAQKNGAPDSGNGSAHNHSKHHNQSSQPPRPHNPVTPRPHNGPGNFHTSNLHRSSSCPPQAPQGGHTGVPTSPLQSWPSAPPPPYHVPPVNYPDMSRLNISGYPIGAHDNQGSNVSYHPNYSGAVQPPYNNYSYRHPTPPNISSNMQNAGQWGANTGCSQPSSDSQILIRNILSALEVLKTEKLAPTEQHISDCVRYGGANLPQFDVKKALEVAIQHQAIVTKKLGLVSFFLGKGENLWKCVNIMDTNARHSKETLDTVHRYISTAPGCSAIKNSQSRYHAATLLKKTCLKRLSLGEVLQVLYIATDKMKWFVPHSSGWQPLSWNVTVADTAPDASGKS; this is encoded by the exons ATGGGGGAGTACGCGGCGGCCAAGACGGCGGTGTGGTGGGACATCGAGAACTGCGCCGTCCCCCGCAACTGCGACCCCCACCTCATCGTCCAGAACATGAGCTCCGCCCTCGCCACCGCCGGCTACGTCGGCCCCATCTCCGTCTCCGCCTACGGCGACACCAGCGGCATCGCCCACAACGTCCAGCACGCCCTCTCCAGCACCGGCGTCTCCCTCCACCACGTCCCCGCCG GCATTAAAGATGCAAGTGATAAGAAGATCTTGGTTGACATGCTGTTCTGGGCTATTGACAACCCTCCGCCAGCGAATTATCTGCTAATCTCTGGTGATCGGGATTTCTCTAATGCCCTTCATAAGCTTAAGATGAGGCGGTACAATATTCTTTTAGCACAACCTCCAAATGTGTCTCAAACGCTTACTGCTGCAGCAAAGAGTGTTTGGCTCTGGAGAAGCCTTGTGGCTGGAGAACCACCATTAGCAGTGTCACCATACATAAGCAGCGCATCAAGTGGCAATAAGGATGATTTGGATACGTCAAGGAACACTGTTCCAAATTCTTCAGCAGCAGCACAAGATACTAACCCTCAAGTGCAGAATTCTTCTCAGCGTGATTATCAAAATGGTGGTAATGGGAAGGTAGATAAGCAATCCAAAGTGAAGCAACCTCGAAAAAATCAGACAGACAATGCATCTAAACCAGCAGGCAAAAAGGAAAATTCAGTTGATGGAGTTGCTGATAATTCCAAAGGAAGCACTGCTAACCAACCAAGTCAGCCTTCTACACCATCATCAAGTTCTTCATCTAGTCCTGAACGCCAGAATAGGGCAAAGGTGAACCAGACAAGTATACCTAAAAACCCACCCCTTTTCCTGCCTAAAAAGCCTGCAAAACCCACTAATTCCCATCAAAAGAGTGTTCCTCATGACTATTTTGGTAGTAAGAAGTCTGGTGTGTCAACTGAATCTGCACAGAAAAATGGTGCTCCTGATTCTGGCAATGGTAGTGCCCATAATCATTCAAAACACCATAACCAATCCTCTCAGCCGCCAAGACCACATAATCCAGTGACTCCTCGTCCTCACAATGGACCTGGTAATTTCCACACATCAAATTTACATAGAAGTAGTTCATGTCCACCACAAGCTCCACAAGGTGGGCATACTGGTGTTCCCACGTCACCATTGCAGTCCTGGCCAAGTGCTCCTCCTCCCCCCTATCATGTCCCGCCAGTTAATTATCCTGATATGAGTCGGCTGAATATTTCTGGATACCCAATAGGGGCTCATGACAACCAAGGTTCAAACGTCAGCTACCATCCAAACTATTCTGGTGCTGTTCAGCCTCCTTACAATAATTATAGTTACAGACATCCAACTCCACCTAATATATCCAGCAACATGCAAAATGCTGGACAATGGGGTGCAAACACTGGATGTTCGCAGCCATCTTCTGACTCTCAAATTCTTATAAGAAATATCTTAAGTGCTTTGGAAGTACTGAAGACTGAGAAGCTTGCACCAACCGAACAGCATATATCAGATTGCGTGCGTTATGGAGGTGCTAATCTACCACAATTTGATGTTAAGAAGGCTCTTGAAGTTGCCATTCAGCATCAAGCCATCGTAACGAAAAAGTTAGGACTTGTGTCATTCTTTCTGGGAAAAGGTGAAAATCTCTGGAAATGCGTGAATATAATGGATACCAATGCTAGGCACTCAAAAGAGACTCTAGATACTGTTCATAGGTACATATCTACCGCCCCTGGATGCTCTGCGATAAAGAACTCCCAATCAAG GTATCACGCTGCAACTCTCTTGAAGAAAACATGCTTGAAACGTCTTTCCCTTGGTGAAGTTCTTCAAGTTTTGTATATCGCAACCGATAAAATGAAGTGGTTTGTTCCTCACTCTTCAGGCTGGCAGCCTCTATCATGGAACGTGACAGTGGCTGATACTGCTCCAGATGCTAGTGGAAAATCCTAG
- the LOC125536070 gene encoding chaperone protein DnaJ, with protein sequence MRSSEAMELLGFAPYSRPSPSEVKAAYRRMVMESHPDRVPIDQKPQAESKFKQVVEAYSCLKDGRRFGNRMEVHVMRSGVPTGYRRSNKILVKAPFLLIICAAVSFGSYSASRAYQRQKDVCSSQNPFLP encoded by the exons ATGAGGAGCAGCGAGGCCAtggagctcctgggcttcgctcCCTACTCCCGCCCGTCCCCTTCCGAG GTTAAGGCTGCGTATAGAAGAATGGTCATGGAGTCCCATCCCGATCGCGTCCCGATTGATCAGAAGCCTCAAGCCGAGTCAAAATTCAAGCAG GTAGTAGAAGCATATTCTTGTTTGAAGGATG GTCGAAGATTTGGGAACAGAATGGAAG TACATGTAATGAGGTCTGGTGTTCCAACGGGATACAGAAGATCAAACAAGATATTGGTTAAAGCCCCCTTTCTGCTCATAATTTGTGCCGCAGTTTCCTTTGGTTCCTACAGCGCTTCGAG GGCATACCAGCGGCAAAAGGATGTGTGTTCCTCTCAGAACCCTTTTCTTCCATAA
- the LOC125536068 gene encoding pentatricopeptide repeat-containing protein ELI1, chloroplastic-like isoform X2, with translation MYAKSGRAELARAAFDEAPRRDVFLCNVMLAAYVARGEVAEARRVFDGMRDRDLVSWNTMIHGYAVRGDVGMAREIFDATSDRDAFSWSSMISAYAKGRRSKEALELWKVMRAARVAPDCITMVSVLSACSDMGALTIGAEVHRFVESHRVEVDMKLGTALVDMYAKCGDIENSLKVFRAMPVMDVLTWSSMIIGLANHGLGHDALSLFSEMISQGLQPNEITFVGVLIACTHVGLVSDGKKYFSSMTDVHGVVPRVEHYGCMVDLLGRAGHVEEAMQLIRSMPFEPDAIIWRTLLGACRIHKNVEIAEEAMAKLKVLDPLADGHYVLLSNIYAQANSWEGVAEMRKTIKRENIQRVPGRSSIEWENTVHEFVSGDRSHPRIEEIYKMLEEMIGRLIQAGYRPMTSLVLQDIDEQSKKRALAEHSEKLAIAFGLLTTPPGSTLRITKNLRACEDCHSAIKLISLVYGRKLIIRDRNRFHHFSEGQCSFRELI, from the exons ATGTACGCCAAGTCGGGCCGCGCGGAGCTCGCGCGCGCCGCGTTCGACGAGGCGCCCCGCCGGGACGTGTTCCTCTGCAACGTCATGCTCGCGGCCTACGTCGCGCGCGGCGAGGTCGCGGAGGCGAGGAGGGTGTTCGACGGAATGCGGGACCGGGACCTGGTGTCCTGGAACACGATGATCCACGGGTACGCCGTGAGAGGGGACGTCGGCATGGCGAGGGAGATATTCGACGCGACGAGCGACAGGGACGCCTTCTCGTGGAGCTCGATGATCTCCGCGTACGCCAAGGGCCGTCGgtccaaggaggcgctggagctGTGGAAGGTGATGCGAGCGGCGCGTGTCGCTCCAGACTGCATCACCATGGTGAGCGTGCTCTCGGCGTGCAGCGACATGGGGGCACTGACCATTGGCGCAGAGGTGCACCGGTTTGTCGAGAGCCACAGGGTTGAGGTAGACATGAAGCTGGGTACTGCTCTGGTTGACATGTATGCCAAGTGCGGTGACATTGAGAATTCTCTGAAGGTGTTCCGCGCTATGCCTGTGATGGACGTGCTTACTTGGAGTTCAATGATCATTGGACTGGCCAATCACGGACTTGGCCATGATGCTCTAAGTTTGTTCTCAGAGATGATATCACAAGGACTGCAACCAAATGAGATCACCTTCGTTGGAGTTCTTATCGCGTGCACTCATGTTGGTCTAGTGAGTGATGGCAAGAAGTATTTCAGCTCAATGACTGACGTTCACGGTGTGGTGCCAAGGGTCGAGCACTATGGATGCATGGTCGATCTTTTGGGTCGTGCAGGCCATGTTGAGGAGGCAATGCAGCTTATCAGGAGCATGCCTTTTGAGCCGGATGCAATTATTTGGAGAACACTTCTTGGCGCCTGTCGCATCCATAAGAATGTAGAGATTGCAGAGGAAGCTATGGCCAAATTGAAAGTACTGGATCCTCTTGCAGATGGACACTATGTGTTGCTGTCAAACATATATGCACAAGCAAACTCGTGGGAAGGTGTTGCAGAAATGAGAAAAACGATCAAGAGGGAGAACATTCAGAGGGTTCCTGGAAGAAGCTCGATCGAATGGGAGAACACAGTTCATGAGTTTGTCTCTGGTGATAGATCGCATCCGAGGATTGAGGAGATCTACAAAATGTTGGAAGAGATGATTGGCCGGTTAATACAAGCAGGATATAGGCCCATGACAAGCTTGGTATTGCAAGATATTGATGAGCAGTCTAAAAAGCGGGCACTGGCTGAACATAGCGAGAAACTGGCCATTGCTTTTGGGCTGCTGACCACCCCTCCAGGGTCAACTCTTCGAATAACAAAGAACCTCAGAGCTTGTGAAGACTGCCATTCAGCGATTAAGCTTATATCCTTGGTATATGGTCGCAAGTTGATTATTAGAGACCGGAATCGTTTCCACCATTTTAGTGAAGGGCAGTGCTCAT TCAGGGAACTCATTTAG
- the LOC125536068 gene encoding pentatricopeptide repeat-containing protein ELI1, chloroplastic-like isoform X1: protein MYAKSGRAELARAAFDEAPRRDVFLCNVMLAAYVARGEVAEARRVFDGMRDRDLVSWNTMIHGYAVRGDVGMAREIFDATSDRDAFSWSSMISAYAKGRRSKEALELWKVMRAARVAPDCITMVSVLSACSDMGALTIGAEVHRFVESHRVEVDMKLGTALVDMYAKCGDIENSLKVFRAMPVMDVLTWSSMIIGLANHGLGHDALSLFSEMISQGLQPNEITFVGVLIACTHVGLVSDGKKYFSSMTDVHGVVPRVEHYGCMVDLLGRAGHVEEAMQLIRSMPFEPDAIIWRTLLGACRIHKNVEIAEEAMAKLKVLDPLADGHYVLLSNIYAQANSWEGVAEMRKTIKRENIQRVPGRSSIEWENTVHEFVSGDRSHPRIEEIYKMLEEMIGRLIQAGYRPMTSLVLQDIDEQSKKRALAEHSEKLAIAFGLLTTPPGSTLRITKNLRACEDCHSAIKLISLVYGRKLIIRDRNRFHHFSEGQCSWNSFRS from the exons ATGTACGCCAAGTCGGGCCGCGCGGAGCTCGCGCGCGCCGCGTTCGACGAGGCGCCCCGCCGGGACGTGTTCCTCTGCAACGTCATGCTCGCGGCCTACGTCGCGCGCGGCGAGGTCGCGGAGGCGAGGAGGGTGTTCGACGGAATGCGGGACCGGGACCTGGTGTCCTGGAACACGATGATCCACGGGTACGCCGTGAGAGGGGACGTCGGCATGGCGAGGGAGATATTCGACGCGACGAGCGACAGGGACGCCTTCTCGTGGAGCTCGATGATCTCCGCGTACGCCAAGGGCCGTCGgtccaaggaggcgctggagctGTGGAAGGTGATGCGAGCGGCGCGTGTCGCTCCAGACTGCATCACCATGGTGAGCGTGCTCTCGGCGTGCAGCGACATGGGGGCACTGACCATTGGCGCAGAGGTGCACCGGTTTGTCGAGAGCCACAGGGTTGAGGTAGACATGAAGCTGGGTACTGCTCTGGTTGACATGTATGCCAAGTGCGGTGACATTGAGAATTCTCTGAAGGTGTTCCGCGCTATGCCTGTGATGGACGTGCTTACTTGGAGTTCAATGATCATTGGACTGGCCAATCACGGACTTGGCCATGATGCTCTAAGTTTGTTCTCAGAGATGATATCACAAGGACTGCAACCAAATGAGATCACCTTCGTTGGAGTTCTTATCGCGTGCACTCATGTTGGTCTAGTGAGTGATGGCAAGAAGTATTTCAGCTCAATGACTGACGTTCACGGTGTGGTGCCAAGGGTCGAGCACTATGGATGCATGGTCGATCTTTTGGGTCGTGCAGGCCATGTTGAGGAGGCAATGCAGCTTATCAGGAGCATGCCTTTTGAGCCGGATGCAATTATTTGGAGAACACTTCTTGGCGCCTGTCGCATCCATAAGAATGTAGAGATTGCAGAGGAAGCTATGGCCAAATTGAAAGTACTGGATCCTCTTGCAGATGGACACTATGTGTTGCTGTCAAACATATATGCACAAGCAAACTCGTGGGAAGGTGTTGCAGAAATGAGAAAAACGATCAAGAGGGAGAACATTCAGAGGGTTCCTGGAAGAAGCTCGATCGAATGGGAGAACACAGTTCATGAGTTTGTCTCTGGTGATAGATCGCATCCGAGGATTGAGGAGATCTACAAAATGTTGGAAGAGATGATTGGCCGGTTAATACAAGCAGGATATAGGCCCATGACAAGCTTGGTATTGCAAGATATTGATGAGCAGTCTAAAAAGCGGGCACTGGCTGAACATAGCGAGAAACTGGCCATTGCTTTTGGGCTGCTGACCACCCCTCCAGGGTCAACTCTTCGAATAACAAAGAACCTCAGAGCTTGTGAAGACTGCCATTCAGCGATTAAGCTTATATCCTTGGTATATGGTCGCAAGTTGATTATTAGAGACCGGAATCGTTTCCACCATTTTAGTGAAGGGCAGTGCTCAT GGAACTCATTTAGAAGCTGA